CGTGCAGCCACAGGGTGAGCATGTACAGGCCGGGTACGGACAGCAGGCGCGGCTGGTACGGCTGCGGGAGCGCCTCGGCCTGCTGGACCGCGCGCTCGGTGGAGGCGATGTAGGGACCTTCGAAGAAGTGCGAGAAGGCCCAGCCGTCGGCGGTCAGCATGGTGTCGGCCGCGGCCACCGCACGCTCGCCGCACCGGATCAGGAAGCGCCAGCCGGCCAGTCTGGTCGCGGACAGCCCCTGCGGGGTGATCCGGTCCAGTACGTGGACGGGAAGCGGGAGTTCGGGAGTCGTGGGCCCCTGTGCGGCCCGCAGGGCGGGGGTGCGGGCCTCTCGGACCGCACTGGGGGAACCGAGGGCTGTCAGGACGGAGCGCAAGGCGGGCGCGGGGGCAGGGGGCACGTGCAGCGGCATGGTGGGTCGCCTCTCGTTCGACAGGCGCGGCGGCGCGAGGAGGGTGGGGCGGACGACGCTGTCTGCTCACGGGTGGCCTGAGAGGTGGGGGCCCGGGTGGGTGCACGAGAGGTGCGGCCGAGGCCTGCCGCCCGTCACCTTGACGGCTGGAACACGGCAGGAGCACGGCGAACCGGACCGCGGGCGCCAACCTTCGGCCTTGTTCGCGAAGTTTATACGACAGGTGTTCACCCGGTGTTTCGGCTATCGGATTCCGGTGGACCGGGCAAGGGGCCATTCGGCCGCCGATCCGAGGTATTCGTCCCGATTTCCCGCCCCGGTCCGCGCTCCTGACCTCGGAATGTACCGCCGCAGTGGACGGCCGAATGTCGTCGGCGTTTTTCACGAGGCGATCGGGGCACCCGAAGGTCCATACTGCAGCATGCCTCGTGAATGTGCCGCAGGGAACACACAAGAGGGTAGCGGGTACCGGGGCCGCGCGGGACGTTATCGATCGCTTCCGCTGGGCATCATCCCACCTGACCCGGGACCCCGGCGGCCGGAGCTCGGCCCGCCCATCCGATGGAGGGACATTTCGATGGGGGAGAAGGTCGTGGCAGGGCAGTTCGACCTGTCCGATCGCCAGCGCTACCGCGAAAAGCTGCAAAAGTGCCTGGCAGGACTGGAGCGACTGCTGGCGGAGAAGCGGTTCGACCGCCCCAAGAACCTCATGGGGGTGGAGATCGAATTGAATCTCGCCGGTTCCGACGGCATGCCCAGAATGCTGAACGGTCAAGTACTGGAGCGCATCGCGAGCCGTGATTTCCAAACAGAACTGGCCATGTTCAACCTGGAAGTGAACATCACTCCGCACCGATTGGGCGGCAGGGTATTCGACCAGCTCGCCGAGGAACTGCGCACCTCGCTCGCGTACGCCGACCGCAAGGCCGGCGAGGTGGACGCCGGGATCGTGATGATCGGCATTCTGCCCACCCTGGGCCGCGACGACCTCGTGTCCTCCAACCTCTCCGAGGCGGACCGCTACACCCTGCTCAACGACCAGATCGTGGCCGCCCGGGGGGAGGACTTCCGCCTCGACATCGACGGGGTGGAGCATCTGACCTGCACCTCGAAGTCCATCGTGCCCGAAGCCGCGTGCACCTCCGTGCAGTTGCACCTCCAGGTCACCCCGGACCGGTTCGCCGACGTGTGGAACGCCGCGCAGGCGGCCTCCGCCGCGCAGATCGCCGTCGGCGCCAACTCGCCGTTCCTGTTCGGGCACGAGCTGTGGCGCGAGTCCCGCCCGCCGCTGTTCCTGCAGGCCACCGACACCCGCCCGCCCGAACTCCAGGCGCAGGGCGTACGGCCGCGCACCTGGTTCGGCGAGCGGTGGGTCACCTCGGCGTACGACCTGTTCGAGGAGAACCTGCGCTTCTTCCCGGCCCTGATCCCGATCTGCGACGACGAGGACCCGCTGGAGGTCCTCGACGCCGGCGGCATCCCGAAGCTCGCCGAACTCGTCCTGCACAACGGCACGGTGTACCGCTGGAACCGGCCCGTGTTCGACATCGCGGACGGGGTCCCGCACCTGCGGGTGGAGAACCGGGTGCTGCCGGCCGGCCCGACCATCACCGACGTGATCGCCAACGCGGCCTTCTACTACGGCCTGGTGCGGGCCCTCGCCGAGGAGGCGCGGCCGGTGTGGACCCGGCTGCCCTTCGAGGCGGCCGAGGCCAACTTCGACGCGGCGTGCCGGCACGGCATCGACGCGCGCTTCGTCTGGCCCCGGCGGGGGCGTTACGGCGGCACGGGCGAGGTCGACGCCGTCACCCTGGTCCGCGACGAACTGCTGCCGCTGGCCTCGGCCGGACTGGACGCGTGGGGCGTGGAGGCCGCCGACCGGGACCTCTACCTCGGCGTCATCGAGGAGCGCTGCCGGCGCCGGGTCAACGGCGCGTCCTGGCAGGCGGCCACCTTCCACGGGCTGCGGGAGCAGGGTCTGAGCCGCGAGGCGGCCCTCGCGGTGACGACGCGCCGCTACGCCCAGCTGATGCACGTGGGGGAGCCGGTCCACACCTGGCCGGTCGGGCTCCCGGCGCCGGTGCCGCTCGGCTGAGCGTCCGGGGCGGCGGGCGGGCCGCCGCGGCCGTGTCCCCGGGCGGGGCGCGGTCGCGGCGACCCGCGGAAGGCGGCCCGCGGACGCGCTCCGACGTGCGGCGGGCGTGCGGCGGGCGTGCGGGCACCGGCCGCGCCCCGTTCGCCGGCCCCGTGAAGAGCCCGGCCGGGCAAGCGCTCCGCATCTCCATCCGGCATGCTGACCTCTCGTGACCGGACCGAAGGCAGGAGTGCACGTGGACGCTGAGGCGGTGGCCGAGTCGTACCCGCGGGAGCGGAACCCGCGGCGGACCCTCCGGGACGAGACGCTGCTCGTCCTAGCGCTGTCGCTCGGCGCGAGCGGCGTTTCCGCCCTGATCAGCTTCATCGGCTCGGTCACGAAACCCGGCGGTCTGAAGGACCAGGCGGCCACCCTCAACGCCTCCGCCGCACCCGGCCGCCCCTGGCTCGACCTGGCCTGGCAGCTGTTCGGCATCGCCACCGCGCTGGTCCCCGTCGCCCTGGTCGCCCACCTCCTGCTGCGCGAGGGCGAGGGCCTGCGCACCCTCGGGTTCGACCGCACCCGACCCTGGTCCGACCTGGCCCGCGGGGCCGGGGTCGCGGCCGTGATCGGCAGCACCGGCATCGCCTTCTACCTGGCCGCCCGCGGACTGGGCTCCAACCTCACCGTCGTCCCCGAGGCCCTGCCCGGGGTGTGGTGGAAGTACCCGGTGCTGATCCTGTCCGCGCTGCAGAACGCGGTCCTCGAAGAGGTGATCGTCGTCGGCTACCTGCTGCGCAGGCTCGGCCGGCTGGGCTGGGGCCCGGGGACCGCGCTGGTGGCCAGCGCGGTCCTGCGCGGGTCGTACCACCTCTACCAGGGCATCGGCGGCTTCGTCGGCAACGTGGTCATGGGCGTGGTCTTCGTCTGGCTGTACCGCCGCTGGGGCCGCGTCGGGCCCCTGGTCGTCGCGCACTCGCTGCTCGACATCGGCGCGTTCGTCGGTTACGCCCTGCTCGCGGGCAGGGTGGGCTGGCTGCCGACGGCCTGAGCGGCGGCCCGCCCGGTCAGGCGAGCAGCTCGCCGTCGAGGACGGTGACCGCGCGGCCCGTGAGCAGTGTGCGCCCGCCGCGCAGCCCGGTGCGGACCAGGCCGGTGCGGCGGGAGGCCTGCAGGCCCGTGAGGTCGTCGCGGCCGAGGCGGGCGGACCAGAGCGGGGCGAGCGCGGTGTGGGCGCTGCCGGTGACCGGGTCCTCGTCGATGCCGACGTTCGGGAAGAAGCAGCGCGAGACGAAGTCGTAGCCGAGGGCCGGGTCGTCGGCGCGGGCGGTGGCGATGACGCCGCGCGCGGAGTGGGCGGCGAGGGCCCCGTGATCCGGGGCGAGCCCCAGGACGGTCTTCTCGTCGGCGAGTTCCACCAGCAGGTCCCCGACGTTCGGGCCGGTGTCGTACACGGCGACCGGTGCGGCGCCCAGCGCGTCGGCGACACCGGCCGGGACCTCCACCTCGGTGAGCGGGGCGGTCGGGAAGTCCAGGGTGATCGAGCCGTCCATGCCGGGCGTGGCCACCAGTACGCCGCTGCGGGTGGCGAACCGCGCGGGCCCCTCGTGGGCGCCGGTGGTGAACAGCACGTGGGCCGTGGCGAGGGTGGCGTGCCCGCACAGGGCGACCTCCGCGACAGGGGTGAACCAGCGCAGTGCCCACTGTGCCTCGCCGTCCCCGGGCAGCGGGTGCGCGAACGCGGTCTCGGCGTGGTTGACCTCCATGGCGACGTTCTGGAGCCAGTCGTCGTCCGGGAAGACGTCGTCCAGGAGCAGGACTCCGGCCGGGTTGCCGGCGAAGGGGCGGTCGGTGAAGGCGTCGACGATTCTGATGCGCATGGCGCCGACGTTAGAGGCGTGGCGAGGGGTGCACCAAAACCAACGCGCGGGTGGTGGCCCGTTTCGCGCGGGGAACCGGGGGGGCCGGGCTGACTCGTCTCAGTGAACTTTGACCGTTCTCACTGAAGTTTGACCGGCTGCTGCTCTACGTTCGCGACGGTTGGGGTTGCAAGGGGCGGGGGCGACGGTGGCTACACCTGTACGGGCATTCGGTGACGAGGCGCTTTCGGCGTTTGAGCTGGACTTTGTGAGGTCTGGAGAGCGTCTTCGGCTGCCGTTGGGCAGGGCCTGGAACACACGCTTCGAGGAGGCGGAACCTGTACGTCCGTTCCGCTGGACGAAGGGTGAGAAGAGCTTCGCGGGCTGGTACTACGCGGTCACGGTCGGCGATCACGTGGGCTACGAGTCGTGGCTCGAGCGGGATCGGTTGATCTTGCTGGACCGGGATCCGGAGGTCGTCGGGATCGGCTCTCAGCCCTTCTGGCTGCACTGGCACGACGGGCAGAGACCGCGGCGTCACGCCCCTGACTACTTCGTACGGCTCGGTGACGGACGAGGCCGTGTGATCGACGTCCGGGCTGGCGACCGCATGGATGAGCGGACCGCGCAGGCCTTCGCTGCGACCCGCCGGGCCTGCGATGCGGTGGGCTGGGAGTTTCAGCACGTGGGCATGCCGGAGCCGGTATTCATGGCGAATGTCCGGTGGCTGGCCCGCTATCGGCGTGACCGCTCCGGACGGCCGGTGGACGTCGCGGCCCGGCTGCTGGAGGTGTTCTCGGAGCCGTTGCCGTTGTGGGCCGGAGCCGAGCGGGTCGGTGACCGTCTGCAGGTCCTGCCGGTGCTGTTCCACCTGCTGTGGTCCGGGCAGCTCGTGACGGATCTGGAGTCCAGGCTGCTGGGAACGGAGAGCCTGGTCAGCGCCGGGAGGAGGAAGCCGTGGGCCGGCTGAAGCGGCCGCCTCGGATCGCGGTCGGGGACCGGGTCCGGTTCGACGGACAGGTCCGCGCGGTGCTTGCCGTCTCGGCAGTGGCCCTGACCTTGACCGACGAGAAGGAGCCGTATCGCGCGGTCCCGTTGCTGGAGCTGTTCGACGCCCACGACTTCCAGGTCGTGGGCACACCGATGCGGATGCCGCTGCCGCCGGCCTCCCTGCTGGAGACCTTCCCCGAAGCGGTGACGGCGAAGGCCTTGTGGTGGGAGGGCCACATCCTGGAGGTGCTGCACGGCCTGCCGCCGGGAGCGGAGCCCGGCACGACGCCGCGGCCCGAATACGGGCCGGACCGGTCGCTGACCGCACGCCAGCGGGCCAAGGCCGCTGAACTGGCGGCCGCCGGGCACCCGGTGACACCCAGCACGGTCGCCCACCGTCGGCGCCGCTACCAGGAACAGGGGGTGATCGGCCTCGCCGACCACCGGCCGATGCGCAAGACACCACAGTTCGGAGAGGTCGACGAGGCGGTGGTCGATGCGATGCGGCAGGCGATCGACGAGGCCGTCGACGCATCAACCCGCACGGGGACCTTCCTCCTCTGGAGAGTCGGAGAAATCCTCCAGAAGACCCCGGAGGGCCGGGCGGCGAAGCTTCCGTCCCGCGCGACGCTCTACCGGCTGCTGGCGAAACTGACCGCGGGCACCCACACCACCGGGTCGGCCACGACCCGCCGTTCCAAGGCCCACGGCGCCAAGACCCCTCACGGTCAGCTGCCGGTCTTCGCGCCGGGCGAGATCATGCAGATCGACTCCACCCCGCTGGACGTGCTGGTCCTGCTCGACAACGGCGTCACGGGCAAAGTCGAGCTCACCGCCATGGTCGATGTCGCCACCCGAACCCTGACCGCGGCGGTGCTGCGTCCGACCACGAAGTCCGTGGACGCCGGCGTGCTGCTGGCCCGCACCGTCACTCCCGAGCTGATGCGGCCGGGCTGGAAGGACGCGCTGAGCATGTCCCGTTCGGTGCTGCCCCACCGCCGTCTGCTGGCGCTGGACGAACGGCTGGAACACGCCGCGGCGCGGCCGGTAATCGTCCCGGAGATGATCGTCTGCGACCACGGAAGCGTGTTCATCTCGCGGAACTTCCGCTCCTCCTGCCGCTTCCTGGAGATCGAGTTCCAGCCGACGCACAAGGGTTCCGGGTTCGAGAAGGGCCACATCGAGAAGATGCTGGGCTCGGTGGCCACGCTGTTCGCGCAGTTCCTGCCCGGCTACACCGGCCGCAACACCGACCACCGCGGGCGCCACCTGGAGCACGAACGCCTGTGGTCCCTGCTCGAGCTTCAGGAACTCCTGGACGAGTGGATCGTCGCCAAGTGGCAGAACCGCAAGCACGACGGTCTGCGCGATCCGTCCCACCCGGGCCGGCTGTTCACCCCGAACGAGAAGTACGCCACTCTGGTCGAGGCCTGCGGCTACGTTCCGATCGCGCTCAGCGGCGATGACTACGTCGAACTCCTGCCCGCGGAATGGCGGGTGGTCAACGAGTACGGCATCCGGATCAAGAACCGCACCTACGACAGCCCGGAACTGGGGCCGATGCGTCGGCAGGACTCCGGTGTCCGGGCCAAACGCGGCCTCTGGGAAGTCCACCGTGACCCCTACGACGTCTCCCGGATCTGGGTCCGTAACCACCGCGGTGACGGCCAGTGGGTCCCGGCCACCTGGAAACACCTGAACCGGGCACCGGTCCCCTTCGGCGACCTGGCCTGGGACCACGTCAGCCACCAGCTGCCCCGCGCCACCGAGGCGGAGATCGCCGACGCGGTCGCCGCCCTGCTCACCCGGGCCCACGGCGGCCCGCAGACCGAGCAGGACCCGAAGCCCGGCAAGCGCGACCGGCGGGTGGCTGCCCGCACGAAAGCCGCAGGGTCCCTCACCCCGGCACCCGTTGCCGGTGCTCAGGCAGAGCCCGAGGACGAAGTCGACCAGAGCGAGGACTCGATGGCCGAGGTGATCCCGCTCGGACTGTTCGACCCGCTCGAAGGCCCCTGGAAACGCTCATGACGGCATCACCCGCTCTGCCCCAGGACTCCCAGCGGCACCTGACCACGATCGACGGCTGGCGTCGCTTCGTCGACGGGCCGCCGGGTCCGCCGCCCCGGCTCGACGATGCCCAGTACGACGCGCTCGGCGAGGCCGGCCAGGCCGCCTTCGACGAAGCCCGCCTCGATCACCACGGCCGTCTGCTGGTGGTCGCCACCTCCGCCGTCCGGCACACCGTCGCCACCGGCCGCCGCCTGGTCGTGCTGAACCGGCATGCGATCAGTGCCCGCCGGGGCCTGATCGTCTCCGGCCCCGCCGGCACCGGGAAGACCATCGCGATCACCCAGCTCGGTCTGTCCCACGAACTGCTGGACCGGGCCCGGCACCCCACCGCCACCGACCGCAAGCCGGTCATCTACGTCACCGTCCCGCCCGCCGCGACACCCCGCATGATCGCGGCCGAGTTCGCCCGGTTCCTCGGACTGCCGGTGATGGCCCGCATGAACATCACCGACCTCATCGAGTCCGTCGTCGGTGTCTGCACCGACGCCCGCACCGGCATGATCCTGGTCGACGAACTCCACAACATCTCGCTCACCACCCAGCACGGCGCCGAAGTCGCCGACACCCTCAAGTACTTCTCCGAGCGGATCCCCGCGACGTTCATCTACGCGGGCATCGACATCGAGCACGGCAGCCTGCTGACCGGCACCCGCGGAGCCCAGATCGCCGGCCGTTTCACCCTGATCCCCACCCACCCCTTCCCTTACAACAGTGAATGGCGGGGCCTGGTCGCCACCATGGAGAAGACCCTCGCCCTGCGGCGGCACCGGTCCGGCACCCTGGCGAAACTGGACCGCTACCTGCACGACCGCACCGGCGGCATGATCGGCGCCCTCTCCCACCAGATCCGCGGGGCCGCGATCGACGCGATCTTCAACGGCACCGAGAAGATCACCAAGGCCGGACTGAAGGCCGTCTCACTGGACGTCGCCGCCGAATCGGCTCAGTCCCGCGGGCCCAGGACGTCCCGATGACCCAGGAGAACATCCGCGTCCTGCCCTTCCAGGTCCGCCCCCGGGCCGGCGAAGGCGTCCGGTCCTTCATCGTCCGCCTGGCCCACGCCAACCATCTCCCGCCCGGCTACCTGCGAACCTTCCTCTGCGAACCGCCCGACCATCTGGGCCTTCCCAGCTGGACACGGCTGGCCGCCGCGACCGGCCGCGACCCTGAGATCCTGCTCGCCACCCTGGAAACCAGGCGCTGCCTGGAGTGCGACGCGGAGATGCCGCCCTCCGACGTCATCGGACGCCGGAGCCTGCGCTGTTCCCAGGCCTGCCGAGAGAAGGCACACCGGGAACGGCATCCTCGCGCTGCCTCACTGAGAGCCCCCTGCCGGCAGTGCGGCAAGA
This is a stretch of genomic DNA from Streptomyces sp. TG1A-8. It encodes these proteins:
- a CDS encoding transposase translates to MGRLKRPPRIAVGDRVRFDGQVRAVLAVSAVALTLTDEKEPYRAVPLLELFDAHDFQVVGTPMRMPLPPASLLETFPEAVTAKALWWEGHILEVLHGLPPGAEPGTTPRPEYGPDRSLTARQRAKAAELAAAGHPVTPSTVAHRRRRYQEQGVIGLADHRPMRKTPQFGEVDEAVVDAMRQAIDEAVDASTRTGTFLLWRVGEILQKTPEGRAAKLPSRATLYRLLAKLTAGTHTTGSATTRRSKAHGAKTPHGQLPVFAPGEIMQIDSTPLDVLVLLDNGVTGKVELTAMVDVATRTLTAAVLRPTTKSVDAGVLLARTVTPELMRPGWKDALSMSRSVLPHRRLLALDERLEHAAARPVIVPEMIVCDHGSVFISRNFRSSCRFLEIEFQPTHKGSGFEKGHIEKMLGSVATLFAQFLPGYTGRNTDHRGRHLEHERLWSLLELQELLDEWIVAKWQNRKHDGLRDPSHPGRLFTPNEKYATLVEACGYVPIALSGDDYVELLPAEWRVVNEYGIRIKNRTYDSPELGPMRRQDSGVRAKRGLWEVHRDPYDVSRIWVRNHRGDGQWVPATWKHLNRAPVPFGDLAWDHVSHQLPRATEAEIADAVAALLTRAHGGPQTEQDPKPGKRDRRVAARTKAAGSLTPAPVAGAQAEPEDEVDQSEDSMAEVIPLGLFDPLEGPWKRS
- a CDS encoding ATP-binding protein is translated as MTASPALPQDSQRHLTTIDGWRRFVDGPPGPPPRLDDAQYDALGEAGQAAFDEARLDHHGRLLVVATSAVRHTVATGRRLVVLNRHAISARRGLIVSGPAGTGKTIAITQLGLSHELLDRARHPTATDRKPVIYVTVPPAATPRMIAAEFARFLGLPVMARMNITDLIESVVGVCTDARTGMILVDELHNISLTTQHGAEVADTLKYFSERIPATFIYAGIDIEHGSLLTGTRGAQIAGRFTLIPTHPFPYNSEWRGLVATMEKTLALRRHRSGTLAKLDRYLHDRTGGMIGALSHQIRGAAIDAIFNGTEKITKAGLKAVSLDVAAESAQSRGPRTSR
- a CDS encoding CPBP family intramembrane glutamic endopeptidase; the encoded protein is MHVDAEAVAESYPRERNPRRTLRDETLLVLALSLGASGVSALISFIGSVTKPGGLKDQAATLNASAAPGRPWLDLAWQLFGIATALVPVALVAHLLLREGEGLRTLGFDRTRPWSDLARGAGVAAVIGSTGIAFYLAARGLGSNLTVVPEALPGVWWKYPVLILSALQNAVLEEVIVVGYLLRRLGRLGWGPGTALVASAVLRGSYHLYQGIGGFVGNVVMGVVFVWLYRRWGRVGPLVVAHSLLDIGAFVGYALLAGRVGWLPTA
- a CDS encoding glutamate--cysteine ligase codes for the protein MGEKVVAGQFDLSDRQRYREKLQKCLAGLERLLAEKRFDRPKNLMGVEIELNLAGSDGMPRMLNGQVLERIASRDFQTELAMFNLEVNITPHRLGGRVFDQLAEELRTSLAYADRKAGEVDAGIVMIGILPTLGRDDLVSSNLSEADRYTLLNDQIVAARGEDFRLDIDGVEHLTCTSKSIVPEAACTSVQLHLQVTPDRFADVWNAAQAASAAQIAVGANSPFLFGHELWRESRPPLFLQATDTRPPELQAQGVRPRTWFGERWVTSAYDLFEENLRFFPALIPICDDEDPLEVLDAGGIPKLAELVLHNGTVYRWNRPVFDIADGVPHLRVENRVLPAGPTITDVIANAAFYYGLVRALAEEARPVWTRLPFEAAEANFDAACRHGIDARFVWPRRGRYGGTGEVDAVTLVRDELLPLASAGLDAWGVEAADRDLYLGVIEERCRRRVNGASWQAATFHGLREQGLSREAALAVTTRRYAQLMHVGEPVHTWPVGLPAPVPLG
- a CDS encoding PhzF family phenazine biosynthesis protein; translation: MRIRIVDAFTDRPFAGNPAGVLLLDDVFPDDDWLQNVAMEVNHAETAFAHPLPGDGEAQWALRWFTPVAEVALCGHATLATAHVLFTTGAHEGPARFATRSGVLVATPGMDGSITLDFPTAPLTEVEVPAGVADALGAAPVAVYDTGPNVGDLLVELADEKTVLGLAPDHGALAAHSARGVIATARADDPALGYDFVSRCFFPNVGIDEDPVTGSAHTALAPLWSARLGRDDLTGLQASRRTGLVRTGLRGGRTLLTGRAVTVLDGELLA
- a CDS encoding TnsA-like heteromeric transposase endonuclease subunit yields the protein MATPVRAFGDEALSAFELDFVRSGERLRLPLGRAWNTRFEEAEPVRPFRWTKGEKSFAGWYYAVTVGDHVGYESWLERDRLILLDRDPEVVGIGSQPFWLHWHDGQRPRRHAPDYFVRLGDGRGRVIDVRAGDRMDERTAQAFAATRRACDAVGWEFQHVGMPEPVFMANVRWLARYRRDRSGRPVDVAARLLEVFSEPLPLWAGAERVGDRLQVLPVLFHLLWSGQLVTDLESRLLGTESLVSAGRRKPWAG